The Terriglobia bacterium genome contains the following window.
AAGCTGTTCTTCCGCCTTGTCCAGCAGGCCGCTGCCGTGGAGCCAACAACTTACAAGGCGATAGTCCGGTCGGCTCAGGCGGGCCGGAGCTGAAACCACAACCCATTGGGGTTACCTGAGCTAAATAGATACCCCTCTAAGGTTAATAGGGATGAAGGGTTAGGGTTTTCGACCTAGCAATAAAGATCTTAAGATTTTCGGCCTAGCTATCGGCGAGATTCCGGGATACCCTTCGACTGCCGCTACTTCGTCTGACCCCAAAAGCGGACCGAGTGCGAACGCGTAAAGCATTGTAAACAATTGAGTTACTTGGAGGACTGGCATCGAGCCGCACGGTCGGCTGCTCCGCCGTTGTCAAGTTGATTATCCTTCATGAGCTGGCCGATGGCTCTCATTTCCCGTCTTGCATTGGAAACCTAAAGCCATGGCCGCACCATCGTACCTAGTCTAGTTTCCCATGGGGCCGCTGCGCGGGTGCACAAAGTCTTTTAAGGTCCAAAGTTTATTACGAGGACTTATGCGAATGGTAGCGCGGCTGATTGGCTGCCTGGTTTTATGTGTGTTGTTGGTGTCGGTGTTTTCGTCGTACTACCAGGCAGAGCGGGAACGGTTCGTTCTCCGCCGGGAATTGAACCAGCGCTCGGAAGCGCTGGCGGACAGCCTGCAGCCGCGGGTGGAAGCGTTACTGCGTCGCGGCGACACAGCCGAGCTGCAGGGGGTGGCGCAACGCTTCGGCAACAAGGAACACCTTGCCGGAATCGCGGTATATGGAGCAGGCGAGACCCCGATCGCGATTTCAAAGACGCTGACCAGATGGGTCTCGACGCGCCCGGAGACGCTGGTGCAGGCGATGCGGGACGACAAGGCCATGGACGCGTTTCTGCGCGTGCAGGGAGAGCCGTTGCACTTCCGAGCCATTCCGCTGCACGGCGAGGACGGAGTCACGGGCGGGCTGCTGGTGGTGCACGACGCCGGATTCATCGTCGCGGCGCGGCGGCAGGCGTGGCGGGACATGGGCACGCGAGTGCTGGCCCAGGTCGTGCTCATCATCCTGACCACGGTGTTGATGTTCCAACACAGCATCATGCGGCCGATTGCGCGCACGGCGGCGTGGATGCGCGATCTGCGCAATGGCCGCAGTCCGGGCGCATCGGGCCTGGCCGGATCGGATGATCTGCTCAAGCCACTCGCCAACGAGGCGCACAGCTTCGCCCGCATGTTGTCGGAGGCGCGCGCGTCGGCGGAGCAGGAAGCGCGGCTGCGGGAGGCGGCGCAATCGTCGTGGACGGCGGAGCGGCTGACGGTGGCGCTGCGGACGAAATTGAACGGAAGCCGGCTGTTCGTGGTGTCCAACCGCGAACCTTACATGCACACGCGGAAAGGAAACACGGTGCAGACGGTGGTGCCGGCCAGCGGACTGGTGACGGCGCTGGAGCCGATCCTGCGGGCGTGCGACGGTACCTGGATCGCGTACGGCAGCGGCGACGCCGACCGGGAAGTCGTGGACGCGCGGCAGTGCGTGCGCGTCCCGCCGGAGGATCCGCGCTACACGCTGCGGCGCGTGTGGCTGACCAAGCAGCAGGAAGAAAGCTATTACTACGGATTTTGCAACGAGGGATTGTGGCCCCTGTGCCACATCGCGCATACGCGGCCGACGTTTCGGGCGGGCGACTGGAAGGAATACCAGCAGGTGAACGAAACCTTCGCCGACGCGCTGTGCGACGAAATGCAGAGCGTGGAGCAGCCGATCGTGCTGGTGCAGGATTTTCACTTCGCGCTGTTGCCCCGCATGATCAAGGAGCGGCGGCCCGACGCCAGGGTGGGCTTGTTCTGGCACATCCCGTGGCCGAACCCGGAGGCGTTCGGGATATGTCCGTGGCAGGCGGAACTGCTCGACGGGCTGCTGGGCGCGGACCTGATCGGCTTCCACATCCAGGCGCATTGCGACAACTTCCTGGAGACGGTGGACCGGGTTCTGGAGTCGCGCATCGAGTGGGACCACGGAAATGTGAACCGCGGCAAGCACGTGACCATGGTGCGGCCGTTTCCGATCAGCATCGTGTTTCCCGCGGCGCCGCAGGTTTTCCAGAACGCCCACGAGCACCAGGCCGAGTTGCTGCGCGAGCTGGGAGTGGAAGCGCTCTACATGGGCCTGGGCGTGGACCGGGTGGATTACACCAAGGGCATCGTGGAGCGGTTGCTGGGAGTGGAGCGGTTCCTGGAGAAATACGAGCAGCACCAGGGAAGATTCACCCTGGTGCAGATTGGCGCGCCCAGCCGCACCAATATTCCGCGCTATCGCGAGTTGATGGCCGAAGTGGAAGCGACGGCGGAGCGGATCAACCAAAGGTTCCGCTCGGGCAAGTGGCAGCCCATTGTGTTCCGCAACCATCACCACAGCCACGCCGAGGTGGACCGCTACTACCGGGCGGCGGACGTGTGCCTGGTGACCTCGCTGCATGACGGCATGAACCTGGTCGCGAAAGAATATATCGCGTCACGATATGATGGGGACGGGGTCCTGATCCTGAGCCCGTTTACCGGGGCGGCGCGCGAGCTGCCCGATGCGCTGATCGTCAATCCGTACGACACCGAGCGGCTGGCCGACACCCTCTTCGAGGTGCTGGAGATGAAGGAGGCGGAACGGCGGGCGCGCATGCAACGGATGCGGCAGACGGTGGAGCAGAACAACGTCTATCGCTGGGCGGGCAACCTGATCGGCGATTTGTGCGAGGTGCGGGTGCAGGCGGCGGCAGCCGGCCGCAAGGAGGCTGCCACGGCGCTATCCCAGGGTGCGGCGTAGCGCGCAGCGGGCGAGGTCGTTGTCGAGAAGTTCCTCGATGAGCTCAACCACCCCGGCTCCATGAGCGGAGTTGGTCACCAGGTCGGCGTTGCGCTTGATTTGCGGCAGGGCATTGGCGACCGCGGCCGCACATCCGCAGGCAGCGAGAAAAGCGGCGTCGTTTTCGGCGTCGCCGATGCCGACCACGCTGGCGGCGTCGAGATGAAGCTCGGACAACGCGGCCTTGAGGCCGGTGGTTTTGTCCACACGCGCCGGGAGCGCCATCAGCGAGCCCTTGTTCAGGGCGATGTGAAGCTCGAGGGCGAGGTCCAAGTCGTGGATGACGGAAGCGACGGCGGTGTGGTGGTCCTCATGCATGGCGATGATGGCGCGGCCGGCAGAGAAGGGAACGCCGCGGGCGCGCAGGGCGGCGATGAGTCTCGCATCGGGCGGATCGCAAAGCGGGACCTCCTCCCCGGATTCGGGCCGGAAGAGCAGCGCGCCGTTTTCCGCAATCACGCGGTCGAAAATCCGATACTCGGGAAAAGCTTTTTGCAGATCGGGCAGCTGGCGGCCGGTAACGAGCAGGAGCTTGCGGCCGGAAGCGCGCAGACGATGGAGCGCCGGAAGCACGCGCTTTTCGACGCTGCCTTGAGTGGCGAGCGTCCCGTCGTAGTCGGTGGCGAAGGCAAGAAAGCGCATCGGGGTATTGGATGCGGGGAGCCTCGGTTTTGAATTTGGAGAATGAGCGATGGTAACAGCCCGCGCGACGTGGACGGATGGCGAGCGGTTTATCGGCGTGGCCGGCAGCGGGCACGCGATGGTGGTGGACGCGGCCAAGGACAAGACCGCGCCGAGCCCGATGGAGCTGGTGCTGATCGGGTTGTGCGGCTGCACGGCGTCGGACGTGGCCGGCATTCTGCGCAAGAAACGCGAGCCGTTTACCAGCCTGGAAGTGAGCGCGGAGGCGGAGCGCGCGCCGGAGCCGCCGGCGGTGTACACGGCCATCAAGCTGAGGTATCGCGTGGGCGGGAAGGTGTCGCGCAAGGCGGTGGAGGACGCGGTGCGATTGTCGAAGGAGAAATACTGCTCGGTGTCGCGGATGCTGGCGAAGACGGCCAAGATCACGGCGGAGATCGAGCTGGTGTGATTTCCCGACTTGTGCATCCACAGGGAAAATATTTGCAGCCTCGAGCCGGGCAGCGGCGTCTTAGCGTGCATGGCAAAAGAGGTCGTCATCTTTACGCAACCCGGTTGACCGCCGTGCCGCACCGCGAAGGCCTACCTCTCGGCGAGAGGTATCGAGTTTGAAGATCGCGACGTGTCAGCGGACGAGCAGGCCGTGAACGATTTGGTCTACAAGTACCAGAGCCGCTCGACGCCGACGCTGGTGATCGGCGAAGAGGTGATGATCGGCTTCGACCCGGACAGGCTGGATGAGCTGATGGGTGAGTAGGCTTCAGGCGCCAGGCCTCAGGCAAAACGGATTTGGATGAGGGAAAAAGGGCACGGTGAAAGCCGCGCCCTTTTTTGGTGGGCGAGGGCGCCCGCGCCACACGCGCCGGGGCCCACAGCGACCAGAAGCGATCGGATAAACTGCCGTCACCACGCATGGCCACGGAGCTTAAAGCCGAGATCCCAGGCCCGTTTCCGCCGCGCTCGCATCCGGTGCGGGGGTACGTG
Protein-coding sequences here:
- a CDS encoding glutaredoxin family protein, whose translation is MEFEDRDVSADEQAVNDLVYKYQSRSTPTLVIGEEVMIGFDPDRLDELMGE
- a CDS encoding HAD-IIB family hydrolase, which produces MRFLAFATDYDGTLATQGSVEKRVLPALHRLRASGRKLLLVTGRQLPDLQKAFPEYRIFDRVIAENGALLFRPESGEEVPLCDPPDARLIAALRARGVPFSAGRAIIAMHEDHHTAVASVIHDLDLALELHIALNKGSLMALPARVDKTTGLKAALSELHLDAASVVGIGDAENDAAFLAACGCAAAVANALPQIKRNADLVTNSAHGAGVVELIEELLDNDLARCALRRTLG
- a CDS encoding trehalose-6-phosphate synthase, with the translated sequence MVARLIGCLVLCVLLVSVFSSYYQAERERFVLRRELNQRSEALADSLQPRVEALLRRGDTAELQGVAQRFGNKEHLAGIAVYGAGETPIAISKTLTRWVSTRPETLVQAMRDDKAMDAFLRVQGEPLHFRAIPLHGEDGVTGGLLVVHDAGFIVAARRQAWRDMGTRVLAQVVLIILTTVLMFQHSIMRPIARTAAWMRDLRNGRSPGASGLAGSDDLLKPLANEAHSFARMLSEARASAEQEARLREAAQSSWTAERLTVALRTKLNGSRLFVVSNREPYMHTRKGNTVQTVVPASGLVTALEPILRACDGTWIAYGSGDADREVVDARQCVRVPPEDPRYTLRRVWLTKQQEESYYYGFCNEGLWPLCHIAHTRPTFRAGDWKEYQQVNETFADALCDEMQSVEQPIVLVQDFHFALLPRMIKERRPDARVGLFWHIPWPNPEAFGICPWQAELLDGLLGADLIGFHIQAHCDNFLETVDRVLESRIEWDHGNVNRGKHVTMVRPFPISIVFPAAPQVFQNAHEHQAELLRELGVEALYMGLGVDRVDYTKGIVERLLGVERFLEKYEQHQGRFTLVQIGAPSRTNIPRYRELMAEVEATAERINQRFRSGKWQPIVFRNHHHSHAEVDRYYRAADVCLVTSLHDGMNLVAKEYIASRYDGDGVLILSPFTGAARELPDALIVNPYDTERLADTLFEVLEMKEAERRARMQRMRQTVEQNNVYRWAGNLIGDLCEVRVQAAAAGRKEAATALSQGAA
- a CDS encoding OsmC family protein, with the protein product MVTARATWTDGERFIGVAGSGHAMVVDAAKDKTAPSPMELVLIGLCGCTASDVAGILRKKREPFTSLEVSAEAERAPEPPAVYTAIKLRYRVGGKVSRKAVEDAVRLSKEKYCSVSRMLAKTAKITAEIELV